From Caldicellulosiruptor hydrothermalis 108, a single genomic window includes:
- the rplO gene encoding 50S ribosomal protein L15 produces MKLYELKPAPGSKKSRKRVGRGESSGHGKTSTRGHKGQWARSGGGVRPGFEGGQMPLTRRIPKRGFKNINKKVYTEVNVEKLERFDNDTVITPELLLKERVISKIEKDGVKILGRGELTKRLIVRVQKVSEGAKKKIEAAGGKVEVI; encoded by the coding sequence ATGAAGCTTTATGAACTTAAACCCGCGCCAGGTTCTAAGAAAAGCAGAAAAAGAGTGGGACGAGGCGAAAGCTCTGGTCACGGTAAGACCTCGACAAGAGGTCACAAAGGTCAGTGGGCACGTTCTGGCGGTGGTGTTCGACCTGGTTTTGAAGGCGGGCAGATGCCACTTACCAGAAGAATTCCTAAGAGGGGCTTTAAAAATATCAATAAAAAGGTGTATACTGAAGTTAATGTAGAAAAGCTTGAGAGGTTTGACAATGACACTGTAATCACACCTGAGCTTCTTTTAAAGGAAAGGGTTATAAGCAAGATAGAAAAAGACGGCGTAAAGATACTGGGAAGAGGAGAGCTGACAAAGAGGCTGATAGTGAGAGTACAGAAAGTTTCAGAAGGTGCAAAGAAGAAGATAGAAGCTGCTGGAGGAAAGGTAGAGGTGATTTAA
- the secY gene encoding preprotein translocase subunit SecY — translation MFETIKNAWRLPDLRRKILFTLFMILVFRLGAFIPVPYIDRDALAKVINDLTMLGFFDVVAGGTFKNMSIFAMSVTPYINSSIIMQLLTIAIPALEELAKQGEEGRKKLAEWTRYGTAILAFIQAVGIYFGLKNATGLTGGVPVITAQGQGFLGFITITITLTAGTVFLMWIGEQITENGIGNGISLLIFAGIISRIPNGVVSLWNYVAKLNEFSLTSIIGVILFIVMALAIIVFIIVVQEGERRIPVQYAKRVVGRRVYGGQSTHIPIKVNIAGVIPIIFAISLVMLPTTIAQFFPNSGFYKFVKAYFSSGSFWYTFFYALFIIGFTYFYTAIVFNPVEIANNLKNNGGFIPGIRPGKPTVDFITRVLSKVTFAGALFLAFIAILPTLVGIMFKHQLNIYFGGTSLLIVVGVALETIRQMEAQMLMRHYKGFLS, via the coding sequence GTGTTTGAAACTATAAAAAATGCGTGGAGGCTGCCCGACCTTCGAAGAAAGATTCTGTTTACGCTTTTCATGATACTTGTTTTTAGACTGGGGGCGTTCATCCCAGTCCCCTATATTGATAGGGATGCTTTGGCAAAGGTTATAAACGACCTTACAATGCTTGGGTTTTTTGATGTTGTTGCAGGTGGAACATTTAAAAACATGAGTATATTTGCGATGAGCGTAACTCCATACATTAACTCCTCCATCATTATGCAGCTTTTGACAATTGCTATACCTGCACTTGAAGAGCTTGCAAAACAGGGTGAAGAAGGAAGAAAGAAACTTGCTGAGTGGACACGATATGGAACTGCTATTTTGGCGTTTATCCAGGCAGTTGGTATCTATTTTGGCCTTAAGAATGCAACTGGGCTCACTGGCGGTGTTCCTGTTATTACAGCTCAAGGTCAGGGATTTTTGGGTTTTATCACCATAACTATTACTCTTACAGCTGGAACTGTATTTTTGATGTGGATTGGTGAACAGATAACAGAAAATGGTATAGGAAATGGTATTTCGCTTTTGATATTTGCAGGTATTATTTCAAGAATTCCAAACGGAGTTGTTTCTCTTTGGAACTATGTTGCAAAGCTAAACGAGTTTTCACTCACAAGTATTATTGGTGTGATTCTGTTTATAGTAATGGCACTTGCAATTATCGTCTTTATCATAGTTGTCCAAGAAGGTGAAAGAAGAATACCTGTACAGTATGCAAAGAGGGTAGTTGGAAGAAGAGTTTATGGCGGACAGAGCACACACATTCCTATAAAGGTCAATATTGCAGGTGTTATACCTATAATCTTTGCAATTTCACTGGTTATGCTTCCAACAACAATTGCTCAGTTTTTCCCAAATTCAGGATTCTATAAGTTTGTAAAAGCATACTTTTCATCAGGTTCGTTCTGGTATACATTCTTCTATGCATTGTTCATAATAGGGTTTACTTATTTTTACACAGCAATTGTATTCAATCCTGTTGAGATTGCTAACAATTTGAAAAACAATGGAGGGTTCATTCCAGGTATCAGACCTGGCAAACCAACTGTAGATTTTATAACAAGAGTGCTTTCAAAAGTTACCTTTGCTGGTGCGCTGTTTTTGGCGTTTATTGCTATTTTGCCAACCTTGGTTGGAATCATGTTCAAACACCAGCTTAACATCTATTTTGGTGGAACAAGCTTGCTGATTGTTGTGGGTGTTGCGCTGGAGACAATCAGACAGATGGAAGCTCAGATGCTGATGCGTCATTACAAAGGGTTTTTAAGCTAA
- a CDS encoding adenylate kinase yields MRLILLGAPGAGKGTQAEYLSKRFSIPHISTGDILRENVKNETELGKKAKEYMDKGLLVPDEIVIEIVKDRLSKEDCKNGFLLDGFPRTIAQAEALDKVLQELGQKIDKVLNIEVPDEKILERMSGRRICKNCGASFHVIYRPPQKEGVCDVCGGELYQREDDKEETVKKRLEVYHAQTQPLIDYYKAKGLLVVAYGQEEIADTTKEVLKALGIE; encoded by the coding sequence ATGAGGCTTATACTTTTAGGTGCACCGGGTGCTGGGAAGGGCACTCAGGCAGAATATTTGAGCAAAAGATTCTCGATACCTCATATATCAACAGGTGACATTTTGAGAGAGAATGTTAAAAATGAGACAGAACTTGGGAAAAAGGCAAAAGAATACATGGACAAAGGCCTTTTAGTTCCAGATGAGATAGTAATTGAGATTGTTAAGGACAGACTTTCAAAAGAGGACTGCAAAAATGGGTTTTTACTTGATGGTTTTCCGCGCACTATAGCCCAGGCAGAAGCACTTGATAAAGTACTTCAAGAGCTTGGTCAGAAGATTGACAAGGTTTTGAACATTGAAGTTCCAGACGAAAAGATTTTAGAGAGAATGTCTGGGCGAAGGATTTGTAAAAACTGCGGTGCAAGCTTCCATGTCATCTACAGGCCACCACAAAAAGAAGGTGTATGTGATGTATGTGGTGGAGAGCTTTATCAAAGAGAAGATGATAAAGAAGAAACTGTCAAAAAGAGACTGGAAGTTTATCATGCACAAACACAGCCACTAATTGATTATTACAAAGCAAAGGGCTTACTTGTTGTAGCTTACGGTCAGGAAGAAATAGCCGATACAACAAAAGAGGTTTTAAAAGCACTTGGCATAGAATAA